The following proteins are encoded in a genomic region of Dyadobacter sp. UC 10:
- a CDS encoding iron-containing alcohol dehydrogenase codes for MNKIQIFNPGKVVFGADSLDQFVADYLKLSHRRLYMVTISPMVEKLGDTLSQFTAAGVATCINTTIVDEPTFDDFERLINEAAAFEADSVVGIGGGSVMDIAKLIAAQLHSEQTVDEVLSDGFRKKRSTYVACLPTTAGTGSEVSPNAIFVNSKGSKIGVISPELVPDAAYIDPALTMTVPPSVTAATGIDALAHCLEAYTNKFAHPVIDLFALEGVKLIGSSLLKAYQNGADAEARTNVALGSMYGGMCLGPVNTAAVHALAYPLSTEYHIPHGLSVALLLPYVMEFNLTASPERYAAVAVALGSTATGSQEEIAHSGVQIIKELIKNCGLPASLADVDIPLEAVAKLAAGAMPIQRLLKNNPREITLADAEKIYTSAFNLQEYEEKI; via the coding sequence ATGAACAAAATTCAAATTTTCAATCCGGGTAAGGTTGTCTTTGGGGCTGATAGCCTGGATCAGTTTGTGGCGGATTACCTGAAACTTTCCCACAGGAGATTGTATATGGTGACCATCTCGCCAATGGTGGAGAAGCTGGGGGATACTTTGTCACAATTCACGGCAGCCGGCGTCGCTACGTGCATCAATACTACGATTGTGGATGAACCCACTTTTGATGATTTTGAAAGGCTTATTAACGAAGCAGCAGCATTTGAGGCGGATAGCGTGGTGGGAATAGGAGGGGGAAGTGTGATGGATATCGCCAAGCTCATTGCGGCGCAGCTGCATAGTGAACAAACAGTGGATGAGGTTCTTAGCGATGGCTTCCGGAAAAAGCGCAGTACGTATGTAGCTTGTCTGCCTACTACCGCGGGAACGGGAAGCGAGGTTTCTCCCAATGCGATTTTTGTAAATTCGAAGGGAAGTAAGATCGGTGTGATAAGCCCCGAACTGGTGCCCGACGCAGCCTATATCGACCCTGCTTTGACCATGACCGTGCCGCCGTCGGTTACCGCGGCGACCGGGATTGATGCATTGGCGCATTGTCTGGAAGCTTATACCAACAAATTTGCGCACCCGGTGATTGATCTCTTTGCATTGGAGGGTGTGAAACTGATCGGCAGTTCTTTACTGAAAGCATATCAGAATGGTGCGGATGCGGAAGCGCGTACCAACGTGGCGCTCGGCAGTATGTATGGCGGCATGTGCCTCGGGCCGGTGAACACAGCTGCGGTCCACGCGCTGGCTTACCCGCTCAGTACAGAATACCACATTCCGCATGGACTGTCGGTTGCATTGTTGCTTCCTTATGTGATGGAATTTAATCTTACCGCTTCCCCCGAACGTTATGCCGCGGTTGCAGTCGCTTTGGGTAGCACCGCCACAGGCTCGCAGGAGGAAATAGCCCATTCTGGTGTGCAAATCATCAAGGAGCTGATCAAAAACTGCGGCTTGCCGGCCAGTCTGGCGGACGTGGACATTCCCTTGGAGGCGGTAGCAAAACTGGCAGCCGGTGCGATGCCGATCCAGCGGTTACTGAAAAACAACCCGCGCGAGATCACGCTCGCCGATGCAGAAAAAATATACACCAGCGCTTTTAATTTGCAGGAATATGAAGAAAAAATTTAG
- a CDS encoding LacI family DNA-binding transcriptional regulator has protein sequence MASQKGVSLKEVADKAGVSTATVSRVINSKTVVKGETELRVQKVIKQLGYRPNRVAQRLRTTRGASKLIGLLIPDIQNPFYVDIIRGIEQYAYAKNFAIVIGNFSQNEERQKFYIEILKSESVDAFIVAPFPGMNEYVKELVEEGYAVVCIDRGLANVDLDVVKVDNYQGAFDAVEHLIKTGHTRIAHISGNALIPTTIERISGYEAALNKYGIAIDRDIILGRNSDHQSGVELTAQLLDMPNPPSAIFTSNNLLTLGALETIHTRGLKIPEEVAIVGFDDMYWAMSLNPPLTAVRQSGFEIGRITIELLHQRIADPGRPFVSIVLKTELIVRNSCGYKLKTG, from the coding sequence ATGGCCAGTCAAAAGGGAGTTAGTCTGAAGGAAGTCGCTGATAAGGCCGGCGTTTCTACGGCAACGGTTTCCAGGGTAATCAATTCCAAAACGGTAGTAAAAGGGGAGACGGAGCTGCGCGTTCAGAAAGTGATCAAGCAGCTGGGTTACAGGCCAAACCGGGTGGCACAGCGGCTTCGCACAACACGGGGAGCCAGTAAGCTGATCGGATTATTGATTCCGGATATCCAGAACCCGTTCTATGTAGATATCATCCGCGGCATTGAACAATATGCTTATGCGAAGAATTTCGCGATCGTGATCGGAAACTTCTCGCAAAACGAGGAAAGACAGAAATTTTATATTGAAATATTGAAGTCCGAATCCGTCGACGCATTCATTGTAGCGCCGTTTCCGGGCATGAATGAATATGTGAAGGAGCTGGTGGAAGAAGGTTATGCGGTGGTTTGTATTGACCGGGGACTGGCCAATGTAGATTTGGACGTGGTAAAGGTCGATAACTACCAGGGGGCGTTTGACGCGGTAGAGCATTTGATCAAAACAGGACACACGCGCATTGCGCATATCTCAGGTAATGCATTGATTCCTACTACCATAGAAAGAATTTCTGGTTATGAAGCCGCGTTAAATAAATATGGAATCGCGATTGACCGGGACATTATTTTAGGCCGCAATTCGGACCACCAAAGCGGCGTGGAGCTCACAGCTCAGCTGCTGGATATGCCCAACCCGCCGAGCGCAATTTTTACGTCCAATAACCTGTTGACGCTCGGGGCGTTGGAAACGATCCACACCAGAGGATTGAAGATCCCGGAGGAGGTTGCGATTGTTGGTTTTGATGATATGTACTGGGCGATGTCGCTAAACCCGCCACTTACCGCCGTGCGGCAGTCGGGTTTTGAAATCGGCAGGATTACAATAGAACTGCTTCATCAGCGCATCGCCGATCCGGGAAGGCCATTTGTAAGTATTGTATTAAAAACCGAGCTGATTGTAAGGAATTCGTGCGGTTATAAGTTGAAAACAGGTTAA
- a CDS encoding sodium:solute symporter has protein sequence MNSPLHVLDYCIILVFLIGSLGFGLYFARTQKTTQNYFLAKGKIPSWALGISLLATLISSVTFLAYPGTGYSSNWILLVQGLMVPIVLLIVIWFIVPLFRKVINLSTYEYFERRFGPLARYYSSIAFVLRQFSGMGTVFFLLAISLQKMTNIDTVVIILVVGSLIIIINLLGGIEAVIWLDVFQGFMLFASGIICISVLLFSVEGGPAEVWRVASENGRTGFGPYEWNLTKLTFVVMAINGAFYAVQKYATDQTVVQRYLTAKTDKSAINASLLGILLTVPVWTLFMFIGTALFVFYKQNPIPADLRADAVFPYFIMTQLPTGVVGLILSAMISAAVCSLSADLNSLAAVGVEDYYKKFSPGKTDKQYLYASKMIVVMSGLISVGIAMLYLNAGDEGVLGIVFTLYAIFSGGIVGIFLLGLFSARANNQGINIAIVTCILFTAYAFLTSTPIGIGENKRLLLDMGALNFTHHKLMLGVYSHLIVIGVGYVASLFFPKPVLDKRLLYSGWREISEQKERETIA, from the coding sequence ATGAACTCGCCTTTACATGTACTGGACTACTGTATCATTCTGGTCTTTCTGATCGGGAGTCTCGGTTTCGGCCTTTATTTCGCCAGAACCCAGAAAACTACGCAGAATTATTTTTTGGCAAAAGGTAAGATCCCGTCGTGGGCTCTGGGTATTTCGCTGCTCGCTACATTGATCAGCAGCGTAACATTCCTCGCCTACCCCGGCACGGGCTATTCTTCCAACTGGATCCTGCTCGTTCAGGGATTAATGGTGCCAATCGTCCTGTTGATCGTCATTTGGTTCATCGTGCCGCTTTTTCGAAAAGTGATCAACCTCAGTACCTACGAATATTTTGAGCGCAGGTTTGGGCCACTGGCCCGCTATTACAGTTCCATTGCATTCGTTTTGAGGCAGTTTTCGGGAATGGGGACCGTGTTTTTCCTGCTGGCTATTTCCCTGCAAAAAATGACCAATATTGATACCGTTGTTATTATTCTGGTGGTTGGCTCGCTGATTATCATCATCAATTTACTGGGCGGTATCGAGGCGGTGATCTGGCTGGATGTTTTTCAGGGTTTCATGCTTTTCGCGAGCGGGATCATTTGCATCAGCGTACTTTTATTCTCGGTAGAAGGCGGCCCGGCGGAGGTTTGGCGCGTTGCTTCTGAAAATGGCCGGACTGGTTTTGGCCCCTATGAATGGAACCTGACCAAGCTCACATTTGTGGTGATGGCGATCAACGGGGCTTTTTACGCCGTGCAGAAATATGCTACCGACCAAACCGTTGTGCAGCGCTACCTCACCGCGAAAACTGATAAATCGGCCATTAATGCATCGCTTTTGGGGATTTTGCTGACAGTTCCGGTCTGGACGCTCTTCATGTTTATCGGTACCGCGCTTTTTGTGTTTTATAAACAAAACCCTATTCCAGCCGATCTTCGTGCGGATGCAGTGTTCCCCTATTTCATCATGACACAGCTGCCGACTGGCGTTGTAGGCCTGATCCTTTCGGCTATGATTTCGGCAGCAGTGTGCAGTCTGAGTGCCGATTTGAACTCGCTGGCTGCGGTGGGCGTGGAGGATTACTACAAAAAATTCAGTCCGGGAAAAACGGATAAGCAATATCTGTATGCATCAAAAATGATTGTGGTGATGTCCGGCCTGATTTCCGTGGGCATTGCGATGTTGTACCTCAATGCAGGCGATGAGGGTGTTTTGGGCATTGTGTTTACGCTATATGCAATTTTCTCGGGTGGAATTGTGGGCATATTTCTGCTGGGATTATTCAGCGCAAGAGCTAACAATCAAGGAATTAATATCGCAATTGTCACTTGTATCCTATTCACAGCCTACGCTTTTCTGACCTCCACCCCCATAGGTATCGGAGAAAACAAACGCCTGCTTCTGGATATGGGTGCGCTGAATTTCACGCACCATAAACTGATGCTTGGTGTTTACAGCCACCTTATTGTGATCGGGGTCGGATATGTAGCCAGTTTATTTTTCCCCAAACCGGTCTTAGACAAAAGACTGCTATACAGTGGCTGGCGGGAGATCAGCGAACAAAAAGAACGGGAGACAATCGCTTAG
- a CDS encoding SDR family oxidoreductase: MKTMLITGASRGIGAATAYLAAENGFAVVVNYHQNQAAAEKVVSDIIQTGGKAVAIQADISKEEDILRLFTETDRLFGNLHALVNNAGILERQMRLEDMDAARLNRIFAANITGQFLCSREAIKRMSVKNGGEGGTIVNVSSIAARTGAPNEYIDYAASKGAIDAFTIGLSKEVAEEGIRVNAVRPAFIYTDIHAAGGEPGRVDRIKDSIPLKRGGLASEVAEAILWLSTEKSSFSTGIFIDVTGGR, encoded by the coding sequence ATGAAGACAATGCTCATTACAGGCGCAAGCCGGGGAATAGGCGCAGCGACTGCTTATCTGGCCGCTGAAAACGGTTTTGCCGTCGTTGTTAATTACCATCAGAACCAGGCTGCTGCTGAAAAAGTGGTTTCGGACATTATACAAACAGGCGGGAAGGCCGTCGCTATCCAGGCTGATATTTCAAAAGAAGAAGATATTCTCCGGCTTTTCACCGAAACCGACCGGCTTTTCGGGAACCTGCATGCATTGGTCAACAATGCAGGTATATTGGAACGCCAGATGCGGCTGGAAGATATGGACGCGGCCCGACTTAACCGGATTTTTGCGGCCAATATCACCGGGCAGTTTCTTTGTTCGCGCGAGGCGATCAAAAGAATGTCTGTGAAAAATGGCGGGGAAGGCGGCACGATCGTCAATGTGTCTTCAATCGCTGCCAGGACCGGGGCGCCAAACGAATATATTGATTACGCCGCCTCGAAAGGCGCAATCGACGCGTTTACCATCGGACTTTCAAAAGAGGTGGCCGAAGAAGGTATCCGCGTAAACGCCGTGCGGCCTGCATTCATTTATACCGACATCCACGCAGCTGGCGGCGAGCCGGGGCGGGTCGACAGGATCAAGGATAGTATCCCACTGAAACGCGGCGGACTCGCATCAGAAGTAGCCGAGGCAATCCTCTGGCTTTCAACAGAGAAATCATCCTTCTCCACCGGAATTTTTATCGACGTTACCGGCGGCAGGTAG
- a CDS encoding ketopantoate reductase family protein has product MHLNSDHIYIIGCGAIGKALAVFLRLSGRKVTLIRGSVNDGSRKVEQIRVQMSDGTLHEAEVVVSTLNAFPMLNGLIVLANKSFANEQLAVALKNKTGSSPILLLQNGLGVEQPFLTHGFPEVYRCVLFVTSQIIDETTVRFKPVASCPVGIERGNTDCLQHIVRQLTTPHFEFHSKAHIQDIVWKKAIINCVFNSVCPLLETDNGVFQRNEVALDIARRVIGECIAIASASGILLTVHEVEENLLQISRSSDGQLISTLQDIRAGRRTEIETLNFEMMNIAAKMDLSQAVQETKMLGELVKLKAELNLKTNPETLKPEQIAIK; this is encoded by the coding sequence ATGCATTTAAATTCAGACCATATCTACATCATCGGGTGCGGCGCGATCGGGAAGGCGCTGGCCGTTTTTCTGAGACTTTCGGGACGAAAAGTGACGCTCATCAGGGGTAGTGTGAACGACGGCAGCCGGAAAGTTGAACAGATCCGCGTGCAAATGTCCGACGGAACTTTGCACGAAGCTGAGGTCGTGGTTTCCACCCTTAATGCGTTTCCGATGCTCAATGGTCTGATTGTCCTGGCCAACAAATCGTTCGCAAATGAGCAGCTGGCCGTTGCATTGAAGAACAAAACGGGCAGTTCGCCTATTTTGTTGCTGCAAAACGGGCTGGGTGTGGAGCAGCCTTTTTTAACACACGGTTTTCCGGAAGTATACCGCTGCGTATTATTTGTAACGAGCCAGATCATCGACGAAACCACGGTTCGTTTCAAACCTGTGGCGTCCTGCCCGGTTGGTATCGAGCGTGGAAATACTGATTGTTTGCAGCATATCGTCAGGCAATTGACGACGCCGCATTTTGAATTCCACAGTAAGGCGCATATCCAGGACATTGTCTGGAAAAAGGCGATTATCAATTGTGTTTTCAACTCGGTTTGTCCGCTGCTGGAAACAGACAACGGTGTTTTTCAAAGAAACGAAGTGGCGCTCGATATTGCCCGGCGTGTGATCGGGGAATGCATTGCTATTGCTAGTGCAAGCGGTATCCTGCTTACAGTACATGAAGTTGAAGAAAACCTGTTGCAGATCAGCCGCTCGTCCGACGGGCAACTTATTTCCACTTTGCAGGATATTCGTGCGGGCCGGAGAACAGAAATTGAAACGCTCAATTTCGAGATGATGAACATAGCCGCAAAGATGGATCTAAGTCAGGCAGTGCAGGAAACCAAGATGCTCGGAGAGCTGGTAAAGCTGAAAGCGGAGCTAAATTTGAAGACAAATCCCGAAACACTTAAACCTGAACAAATAGCAATAAAATGA